The Megalobrama amblycephala isolate DHTTF-2021 linkage group LG18, ASM1881202v1, whole genome shotgun sequence genome segment TCTATCCCCTCCTCTTCTCTACCCAGAGAGTGCTCCTCGCATAAGAAGGAGTCCGCCAGTAGGAGAAGTGACCCAGTTCATCCCCTACCGACTACGGTTTGAGGAGCCTGTGGTGACCCATTGCCCCACCAGTGATCCCATAGGCATCTTGAGCTGAAGCGGCCCAGCAAGCCCTCTGGTCCATCTCCTTTAGTTGCTCCTGACCCTCACGTCAGAAAGGGAAGAGCTTCCCCTGCCTTCCGAGGTTGGGTCAGACCGTGCAAACGTTTCTGCCCACCTCTCATTCGCTCTCCTCATCCTGCTCTGTCGTATCCACCGCCCAGCGCGTTTCGGTGTGCAGCGTTCGATCAGCCTCACCCCTTTTCGTCACGGGAGATAGGAGACGCCCTAAGCTTTCTCCCCTCACGGCCGATTTGTGTGTCGCCTGCTGCTCGCGTAATCGGAGACACGTGCAGTTTTCTCCAGGAGCCAGCAGACCCCATATCAGTCACAGAGGCTCTAGGGCCTCTCGTCCCGCGCCAGGACACTGGGCGTTCTCCTTCATGGTCAACCATGCTTGGACCAGTTCGACACTCTAATGCAGGTATGTCCTCTACATTGTGACACACTGCTTCCTCTATCACATTTCTTCCACGAATGGAGGCGTCTGCCAGGGGTATCGCCTTGGATTCTAAAAACAGTGCCGTTCAGTTACACACTCCAGTTCTGTCGAGGTTCTTCCCTTTGGCCTGGCCTTAGCACCCAGGATATTCACGAAAAGTAAGGATGCTGCTCTGGCCCCATTGAGGCTCCAGGGCATCCGTATACTCAGTTACCTGGAAGATTGGCTCATTTTAGCCCACTCCAGGGAATTAGTGACTCGCCACAGAGATGTCGTCCTTCACCACATCCGGTCTCTCGACCTCAGACTGAACAATGAAAAGAGTGTTCTCGCCCCATCTCAACAGGCTGTGTTCTTAGGGGTTCACCGTGTTTCCGTTCAGATGCAGGCCCGCCTGGCTCCTGCCTGGATTTCCAGTCTTGTTACATGTTTGGCCCGCTTCAGGCTAGGCCATCATGTCTCTGTAAGCACCTGTCGCAGGCTCCTGGGCCTCATGGCCGCAGCATACCCTGTGCTGCCCCTAGGATTGCTTCACATGAGACCGTTTCTTTGGTGGATGAAGCTCTTAGGGGTCTGATCGACAGGACCGGCCTTTCACCTGCTGAAAGTGTCGCACTTTTGTTTCTGCGCCCTTTCGATATGGCAGGACCCACTCTTTCTTCAAAAAGGAGTCAACATGGGTGCTGTTTTCAGTCAGCAAATGATCACAATGGACGCCTCTCTGACCGGCTAGGGCACGGACTTTGAGGGCAGGCCAGCACGTGGAGTGTGGACGGGAGAGTTCCTCTCTTGGCACATAAACAGCTTGGAGCTCAGGGCTGTATCCCTGGCCCTGCTGCACTTTCTCCCCTTTCTCAGGGGACACCACATCATTGTCAGGATGGACAACATGGTTGTGGTATCTCACATAAATCGCCAAGGGGGCTCGCAATCACGCACCCTGGACAGGTATGCGCATCATCTCCTCCTTTGGGCTCAAGACAAACTCCTCTCCCTGAGAGCGGTTCATGTACCCGGGACCCTGAACCTCATGGCAGATTTTCTGTCAAGGCAGAAACTCCGATTGGGGGAATGGATGGTAAACTCTCAAACAGTAGCCTGGATTTGGGAAGTGTTTGGCAGAGCGGAGGTGGACCTCTTTGTGTCACAGAAGTCATCTCAATTCCCGCTTTGGTTCTCCCTGAGCCCCCCAGCACCTCTGGGCATAGATGCATTCACTCACTCATGGCCAAGACTGAAACTCTATGCATTCCTGCCTGTCAAGCTGATCCCGGCTGTTCTGTGCAGGGTGAGGGAGAGCAGGGTCCATCTCCTACTTGTAGCCCCATTCTGGCCGTCCCAGACATGGTTCTCGGAGCTGATTCTTCTTCTGGACTACCTTCCATGGGAGATCCCGATCAGACAAGACCTGCTGTCTCAGCTTCAGGGCAAGATATGGCATCCTTGTCCCGAGATTTGGACGCTGTGGGTATGGCCCATCAAAGGCCGCCAGCTTTAATCTCTAGTCTTCCTGCCGATGTCCAGGAGACCATCGCGAGAGCGAGAGCTTTTTCCACAAGAAGGTTGCATTCCTTCAAGTGGAGGGTTTTTGAGTCTTGGTGTTCATGTCAACTGGATCCAGTCAACTGCCCTGTGGGTTCAGTGCTGGAGTTCCTGCAAGAAAAATTTGCTGCGGGGGCAGCTGCTACTACTCAGAGTCAGCTCCAGAGCGGATTCTGACTCTAATTTCTTTAAAGCATTGCAAGCTCTCTCTGTTAGAAAGGCATTTATGGACTTCACCCCTGGTCTAGTTAAGGTAACCTTAAGACCCAGGCCAGGATATGTGCCTGAGGTCTTGTCTACACCATTTCGCTCTCAAGTTATCACCCTTCACTCAATCCATCCTCCTCCTTTTGCCTCTGATGAGGATGAAAAACTTCACTTGCTCTGCCCTGTCCGAGCTCTGAAGTCTTATGTAGATCACTCTAGCGGTTGAAGAAGAACGAAGCAGCTTTTGGTATGTTTTGGTGCTGGCTGCCGTGGGCTTGCTGCATCAAATCAGAGAATGTCTCACTGGGTTACAGAGGCTATTTCAATGGCATATGAGGTGCGTGGTCTGTCTTCACCTCTCAGCATTCGGGCACATTCCACCAGAAGTATGGCTTCCTCTCAAGCTCTTTTTAGAGGAGTCCTCCTGGTGTGCACAAATAGTCGAATATTCGACCTGTAATTAACATTCGAAAAATACTATTTGATttttactatgttgctttgctGGACATAAATGCAGTaaatccatgataaatcctaagcactaaaactcgcagttataactaaatgcaccTGGAGGCGCTGTGGAGTGTGTTTAAcaagttcattttatttgaTCATCAAATAAGGTTGTCGTCTGCCTCGCGAAGTTTGGAATTACTTGGATGAAAACGATCTTACAAAATGTAATTACTTTTTatcaaatgaattaatgaaaccGAGTAATCAAAATATCACCACCATaatgagaaagcacatgaaatcaaaacaccAGTCGAatgaggaaagacagctgtccatcactgcattCAAGACAGGTAAGTGCAGCTGTACCCCAAGTGAGCCGGGAAGATAACTTATTTGATggcaaaatgattttgagacatGATGCTTCCTTTATGTTTCGTCAAGGGAGACATATTTACAAAGAGAAAACACAAAGTGCTACTGTTAGAAACTTAGCTTAACATACagttatatatattatcattatcTTTGTTTCGTCAACGCAGCTCGTTTTCTTACCCGAGCATGTGGATATTGTTTTTCtaaacatgaacatgtgaaacaatatgaACACGATAACCATATGCTAACTCCAATATATTATGTACGTTTTGTATAATAACTGGCGCTGTCTGCTTTATTAGCGTTTTTCCCGTTCGCGCTACTTGagtttaaatgcttttgttctttatattgttttgtttgcatgtattgtctaatgctttgaactaaaaGAAATGTAAGCTTATGTATAGCTTGTTGTGTATATTACCTAATCGTAAGCTTGTTTAGAAATGAAACCttcatgaataaaaaataaataaataaacaataatcgtttaacctcatttaaataaacgaataaacgaatattcgaatattcgtttttgtttttttacgggcccaaatattcaaatacaatattttggaaaaatgcccatccctactcCCTGCACATGTTTGTTAAATTTTATAGTTTGGATCTAGATATGGCTTCGAGTTCCCAGGTTCTCTCTGTTTAAACCGGTCATGGTTGCTATCTGGTTTTTCATCGAGCCAGATACGGCAGCGCTTTAGCTTGGTGTGTTTGGTATATCGTTCCCATTGCGTCATAGCTACGCAGCATCAAGTGAACCTATGAAAgagaacgtctcgggttactggCATAACTTATGTTctctgaatagggaacgagatgctgcgtCCGCTGCCAAGCACCTCGCGCTGCCGACAAGTGGCCTTTTTCGGCAGAGAAATCTGAGGAGCAGATGGCGTGTTCGTCAGTGTAGGATGGTGACGTAAGAGTGTCGGGGCGGTGCCCGTGCCATCAGCCAATAAATTGGCGTGATTCTTCAGCCAATCAGCACACCCAGAGGGTGTTCCCCATTGCGTCATAGCTACGCAGCATTTTGTTCCCTATTCAGAGAACATAGGTTACGccagtaacccgagacgttagTGTAGCGAAACCATTGTTAATTTGTGGTTACAATGGTTTAACTACAATagccaggttttttttttgtttttttttgtattaaaaacttcatttcattcattttgttcattttcataagGGAGGTCAAATTATCTGATATTTTGAGAGTCTTATAGACCCTTCACACATAGTCATTAAAGTCTGAAAATTTCTGAATGATGGACACATCAAATAATTTTGATGGACAGAGCATCTCCGAAAATGACTTTGtgaaaatgactttagataaacatcacatttgtgtaaaattttttgtttttattgttgaaGAGTGCTGAACTTTCTTGTCTGACTTGCGCCCTTTACTGTACAGGcctgaatttgcatttccttcagcctgaggcttatttatttcacttatggtgtgaaagggcctttactttgccaaaaatagaagaacttttttgttattaaaaaacaaacaagcaagctcagcccagatgagaaaaagtaatgcaaaagtaacgtaacacattactttccataaaaagtaactaagaaATACAATTAGATACTTTTTTAGGGAGAAATCCAAtattgtaatgcgttacttttaaaagtaactttccccaacactgcaagtaactaactaaaaccaaacttactggaaaaacaaacacttCAACATATGTCTGCATCATAAagactaataaataaataaactaaaataaaaatatgtgcacggataaattatttatattatatattgcaatattccataaaaaaaataagaattgtccattttgattgaCCCAATTACCAAAAACTCACACTTCCATGAAAAACACAACAGTAATTCATAAAGTTGTGTGGTCCTTAATGAGCACAAATATAATGAACTGCTGTCTTTTTCTCTCAACCATGTTCCATGTAACCGCTCTGACGCCAACCTCATCCAATAACATTAAACAAACAGAGTGCAAAACAGGAATACAGAGACAGCGATCTCGTTCATTACTCAAGTGTGTTTAAATTTGCTTTTCATTTCTTCAGGGAAAAAATATTCATAAGTCACATTTGAATCTCCAGAGAAAATAAACTGGGCCATGTGAGTCATCGCCTCTTTCACACTAGCATATATGTTAACAGTGCGGGTTGTTTCCTGTGATTCTGACCTCTCCCTTCCTCTTGTCCATTGCTGCCTTCTTATCTGCTGCTGCTCTCCAATCAGCCTCACTATTGCTGTTAGAAGAACACTGAACAAGAGTAAAGGCTACACAGATGAGCAGTGACTGAAGCAGAGCAGAAATGATGGAGAGACGTTAAAGATTGCTGATGACAAAGTGACGCTGTATTTACAGAATGCTTCATGGCTTTTTGGAAATCATTGTTGTAGGCTTGGCACTGATACCACTCACAGGCATACTATGAGCTTTCATCTGCTTgacattaaataaatgtgtcaTGTCTGCAGAGTACATTTGTTTAAATCTATAATGTCTGAAATGGAACAGACTGGTCACTCAGTATACTGATTGATATATTACATGTTCCTGAACGTGCAAGTGCATTGCAGACGGATGGTGTGCAAGCTGTCCACTAAAACTCCCATTGCACTGCCTTAAATGGGAATCGCATAGAAACAAGCCATGTTTTCTGTGTGGTTCTGATTAATACCAGATTCGACTACACTGGCCCTCATCCAGTTCCCACCCAGGGACAAGCCGATTTCTTTTTCTTACACTGTCGAACACATTAGTGTATGCCATGATCTGTTCCCTTATTTTAGACACATCTTTCTTCTTTTATAAATGCCTTTTCTCTGAGTCTTGACACAATGCCAGTTGGAACAACAGGCCAAATAGTTCAAATGGGAGTTGGATCACTATACACTGAGCACTGAGCTGCAATAAACTTGGCTGTGTCCAAGGCGAACTTTATGGGGGAGTTTACAAATGCAGTCTTTAGTTTGTAAACGGTGACGTTACTATTATACACAAATCAGCATGATGTAAGGTGTGAGCataaaaaatgtcattgctttgtattgtattttgtgtaataataataaagttttgtTATACggtatattattattagatataataatatattaaaataattgtatttttgtacattcttaaatatattcaaactataaaataaatgttttacatgATGCATTTGTTTATTATGTAACATTGCGCTTGAATTctataggctattattaaatgttctaattatttcaaattaaaaaatgtttataaaatggttagttcctgtccttgattctgattggtcaatagtgttttattcacgataaaacacggctatgaccgcatCACCCaatggttctgtgtatcactacacaacacccttagcaaccactcttagcaacataatgttctcaattgatattgatCATTGAAGTTTACTGTATTATTTAGAAGAGTGTTGTGAGAAAAAGATTGAGTGAGCgggtttattacctgcattcagatttagcattcaggtcagtcctatgttcataataaaaaatctgtttaaatgtcctatgtatcatcttgtccttttaacatttaaagtccccctgaaataaaaatttaagttttttagcttttagcaTGAATATGTTGGTGacttccaaaacaatgacaatatTCACATTTAGGAGATTCAAgtattcaaaacttacagtctctcacttccgctaaaatggatcacgaattttcatgacatcacctCAGACTTCAGCCTCTcacaaatcttctgtccaatcaaatgctctctagaatctgaagtcccgccccctcaTACACTATAAACAGATGCTGAAGCTGCGGCTCAAAtcagtcatttgttcacacatttactagtttctacattgTGAATGGCACATATGGCACTATTtagagaatagggaacgattcagacaatGTAAATATGATTTCCATTGACGTGAATGGAGTCCGTTTTCGCATTAGTGTCACGTGAACCGCTGCAGCGCgagcacagtctgctctggtctagagacacgagagcacagagtTGGATCATATGCGCGAGTTGGCAAAGACCACAAAACGTTCGGACACATTTGAattctacaaacccgattccaaaaaagttgggacactgtacaaattgtgaataaaaacagaatgcaatgatgtggaagtttcaattttcaatattttattcagaatacaacatagatgacatatcaaatgtttaaactgagaaaatgtataattttaagggaaaaataagttgattttaaatttcatggcatcaacacatctcaaaaaagttgggacaaggccatgtttaccactgtgtggcatcccctcttatttttataagagtctgcaaacatctggggactgaggagacaagttgctcaagtttaggaataggaatgttgtccccttcttgtctaatacaggcttctagttgctcaactgtcttaggtcttctttgtcgcatcttcctctttatgatgcgccaaatgttttctatgggtgaaagatctggactgcaggctggccatttcagtacccggatccttcttctacacagccatgatgttgtaattgatgcagtatgtggtctggcattgtcatgctggaaaatgcaaggtcttccctgagaCGActtctggatgggagcatatgttgttctagaacttggatatacctttcagcattgatggtgcctttccagatgtgtaagctgcccatgccacatgcactcatgcaacctcATACCATCAGAggtgcaggcttctgaactgagcgctcataacaacttgggttgtccttgtcctctttagaccggatgacatggcgccccagttttccaaaaagaacttcaaagtTTGATTCGTCTGagcacagaacagttttccactttgccacagtcgattttaaatgagccttggcccagagaaaacacctgcgcttctggatcatgtttagatatggcttcttttatgacatatagagttttagccggcaacggcgaatggcacggtggattgtgttcaccgacaatgttttctggaagtattccttagcccatgttgtgatttccatagtagcattcctgtatgtgatgcagtgccgtctaagggcccgaagatcacgggcatccagtatggttttccggccttgacccttacgcacagagattgttccagattctctgaatctttggatgatattatgcactgtagatgatgataacttcaaactctttgcaatttttctctgagaaacaactttctgatattgctccactatttttcaccacagcattgggggaattggtgatcctctgcccatcttgacttctgagagacactgccactctaagaggctctttttatacccaatcatgttgccaattgacctaataagttgcaaattggtcctccagctgttccttatatgtacatttaacttttccggcctcttattgcttcctgtcccaacttttttggaatgtgtagctctcatgaaatccaaaatgagccgaTATTTGgtgtgacatttcaaaatgtctcactttcaacatttgatatgttatctataatctattgtgaataaaatataagttcatgagatttgtaaattattgcattccttttttattcacaatttgtacagtgtcccagcttttttttggaatcgggtttgtacaaacaatgctgtaatttatagcaaaatgGAGGAGAAACGGATAGAGAGtatgaggaaaattgggttttACGAGCTCaacggctctggccgagctgtgatctaggcaaaacgctattggctatttttaaaaaaggggaggGGCTTCTAGATATATCCTGCCCTGTCTACTGGTTTCAttggaaattacgtcaacaaCAGTGAATAAAGCTGCGCgttccaaggcacttcagtgggcctttaaggggttttcccttGACCAAcagtgctagtcaaagcatttgtcagttgcgtcttgttccatgttcacaacaattcagttttttcaatataaaagtcttcgttattgactgacacactcataaagacagtctttgccgtcATCTAATGGCAtgaaaatgtaacttctgttgctgttcatggtcagggactatttttttccagcagaaggaaggcttttagaaaaagtttacttcatgaaagttgcattgatacatatttctggCTTCAATATtggtattgtgtggtaactgttttataaaagcaataagatACTTGAGGCTTTTGCTGTATAGTGAATAAGTCATGATACATTGCTTACTTACAACATTTGACAAATACTTTATCTGTAATAAACAGAAAAGGATTCATTAGAGAAATGAGTGTTTGGGAAAAAACTGTCAAAAAtataatgatgatgattatgattattattgtcATTGTTATGTATACTGCattatatatactatatttacATAgcctattataaataatatttaactataattttcatgttatttcattttccagtttcttaaaataataataaaaatcatacGTTTCATTTGTATGCTTACAATATTTGACACTTCAAAgactgcttaaaaaaaaaaaaaaaaaaaaaaaaaaattaaattaaacttcaACCAAATCAATGTACAGTCAGAACTacaatataatacatataaacaTAGAAAAACATACTGCCAGGGCTTAGGCTAataattatgtaaatatattaaaggaCTCACATATTATAGACAAAGTTTTAATGGCTTTATGTGAAAGAAAAATAGTCCACTTTAAACCTTGCCTAGGTCGCTCCATATTACGTCATCAACATGAGCCACGAGTCTTGACATTCAGACGCATGCGGAAtgttttcatgagtttttgaccTTTACCTTAACATTTACCTTTAAAGTGAATCCGGTAAGTGTATTTTATACACCTTTATTTTACATACACACAGAACGGCCTGTTATAGAGACTCTGCCTCAGTAAAACAGATTTGTGCAAACCGGTTAGCTTAGAGCTAGCAGCTGATTCTTTGACTGCAAGTAACGTTACGTTTAACGTAAACATTTACTACATTTCAGGGGACTGCAAACCTTGTACGGCATGTCCGGGCGCCAAGCTTCAGTCCATGCGAAATGGATCATTGGTCAAGTGATCGGAACCAAGATGGAGAAGACGGCAAAGGTTCGAGTTACCAGACTTGTGCTTGATCCATACCTGCTCAAGGTAAGAAGGTTGATATTTTGCTATGAaatatacgtgtgtgtgtatattatctATGACAAATAAAACCGCAGCAGTATGTCTGTCTAAGTAAAATAATGAcgcattatttttaaatagtcACATTTGGTTTGTAGCCAAAACGGTCCTGATGTATTCACTTGTTTCTTTACAAGTATTACAACAAAAGGAAGACCTACTTTGCCCATGATGGTTTGGAGCAGTGCACTGTTGGGGATGTTGTTTTGTTGAAGGCCTTGCCGGAGAAAAGATCCAAACATGTCAAACATGAACTCGCAGATATTGTGTATAAAGTTGGACAGGTGGTGGACCCGTTCACTGGGAAAAGGATTGCTGGGAAGCAGTATTTGGAGCCTCTAACGGAAAGCACAGAAGACGCAGAAGTATCTTTAACAGAAAAACTGGGGCAACTGAACATTACTGCCTCAGCACCCCCTTCACCCTCGTAGCGTTGTTTCTGTTTAATGCAAATGTCTTCTCTTGATTTTcacataaaatattattattaaactcaCTGCCTAGTATTTGCGTGGTCATTAACCCTACATAGAAATACTTCTGTTTGCTGTCTTTTTTACACAAGACCGACAAATTAACAATacaattctgttattaatattatgaatattaGTATATTTAAATCTCAATTCCTACATAACTATGGTTAATAAACTTTCCACTAGTTATTTTCTTTGGGAAGTTCAATGTGCCAGTGCCCTCTAGTGGAAGTAAAGACCAGTAATCCATTCCACACTAGTTTCTTGTCATTCATTGGTGATGATGGGTCAGATCATGTTGTAAggttcaaaaatataaaaaaaaataattgtgtaaCACATTTGTTTTATACCACATTTACATAAAAACATAGCATAAAAacctagcaaaaaaaaaaaaaacctagcaTACTCTATATAGtgtataaattgcattttatacTAAGAAGTTAGATGAAGacaattgtttatttaaaagatAACTGAACATTAATACTGATATGACttgcataattatttgaaaacaatgtaagtcttaaagatttaaaaaaaaaagatgatttcTATTCATTTTCCTATACATTCTGacataaaagatatttaaatTACTGTATCCATTTATACACTGTCAGTTACAGGGAGATTTATGACACAGTCTATTCAAAAATATACCAAGATAGGAAAAAAGCCAACAACCAACCTTAAATCTGTATGTCATGTGATTACCATGTCTACCTGAATGTAAACCACACATTATTTTACTTCTATCACATGATGATGTTGCATGTTTGGTTTTTCGGCACAAGTAAAGTGTTTCTGATTGGTTCTCACTGTGCCGACTCCACTGTCCTCTGAATGTGAGACACTTCAAGCACTGGCATGAGGAGCTGGAATGCATCCTGGATGTATGATGCACTGTTTGATGccttaaaattgaaaataaattgaaaGAAGATTTTAATACTCCTGTGCAAACTTGATCTTacatctgtaaatgttttttttaattaattaatttttttatttaggttTATTGTAATGTACATGACCATTTTTAACATAAAGAAAAGACAAAGACAAGCGAGCCGGACATAGAGACAAACCTCCAGAAAAACGCTGGTAATGAGTGGATTGAGAACTTCTCCTTTTTCAGTTGcctgaaaaacaaacatttcgTCTCCATGGAATTtgaaaatatacaataaaaatgcaataatataggacataataaaaatatatttttgacctTTTTCAAATGCTTTTTCTCTAAAACACTAccaatattattataatgatcATAAACAATATTATAAATCTCTAGACAGAACTATAAGAAGTGAAGTGTCTTACCCCAATGGTAGTCAAACACGACGTGAACTTTTTGGACAGTAGTGATACCTCCTTGCAAATAACAATAGTAACTCTGAAAGTGAAACACATTATGATTTTAATTTCTCCTAATACCAATTTTGCACTA includes the following:
- the mrps17 gene encoding 28S ribosomal protein S17, mitochondrial, with the translated sequence MSGRQASVHAKWIIGQVIGTKMEKTAKVRVTRLVLDPYLLKYYNKRKTYFAHDGLEQCTVGDVVLLKALPEKRSKHVKHELADIVYKVGQVVDPFTGKRIAGKQYLEPLTESTEDAEVSLTEKLGQLNITASAPPSPS